The window GTAAATTCATCCATACGATGGTTTCTATCTACGTTTCCAACCATCACATCTCGTGTATACaactcaaaatattaaaaattatacacATATATGTTATATTCAGGACCATGCTTTTCAATTGTCAAAGGGTGTCAACTAATTAATTAATTGCTAGCCAAAAATTGTTAACTAAGCTAAGTCGCTTGTTGACCACCTAAGATATAGCTATCATGGAATGTGGCACAATGAGAGAGATGATAAAAGATATTAATTGGAATAAGGAAAAAAGACTAAGGGGGAAGGCGGCCATAACGTCAGCGCATGCGTCATAGCACCGCATACGATTaagtgaaaaataaaaaagaaaaacccaaaaatataaataaattgccTGAGTTTTGACTTTCACGGGTCAAAAGGACACGCATCTGTCAATACACAATGAGCTTTTGGACCAATCAGACGAACGGTTGGAATTAAGAATCAAAACGAAAAAAAACAAGAGTTAAGAATCATTAGATAAGTCATCAACCGATAGTCAGACTTGTGCCTCAATTAATAGCCTTGGAAGATTTAAACTGCATCAAACAAAACCACCAACAGTTTATCCGTACTCTTACAGTCACTAAACGGGTGAAGAAGCTCCCCTGTAACATCTGCCACAAGTCTTTTGATGCCTGTGATAAGCCACTTAATTACTTCACGTACCTGCTTCAATCAAAAAAACTTTTAAGTGGCGATCAATCTCAGGCAACAACTGAAACAACTGGATTAGAAGAGAATTGCCAAAATTAGTATTGCGGGGCAATTTGAAATATCATTATCACAATCTCATTCATTTTATAGTTTATATTAATGCAATACGTAATTGTTGCAGCCAGAATTTTGGAAGTTAAACCCCAAAGAGATCGAATACAACCTTCCAGGTGTATTTCAGATCAAAGATTAGAACCaacagtagttgaaagaaaaaagaagtcGGGTGATATAGTTTGCAAATAAGCTTAGCTTCAACACATTCTTCTTTTGTGCAATGCATGCTTGTATAGAATCAAAACATGACAAATTAAAGTGAAACTTCATTAGGAATTACTAGCTAGAAAGCATGAAACTTACATCGGGTTCTTGTGTTTACACAAACTTGGAATAGTTAAGAATGTTTATTAACAACCACAATTGGCACTGATCATAACAATCCAGTTGTTTCTTGCAGTCCTTGTGTGTACCTAATGTGTGAAAGACCTTACGAGTTTGCAGCTGTATTTATAGATGCTGTTATCAGCAATGATAGAAGCCATTTCAGCATTAACACATTATCAGTTACTCATTCCATTAATATCCAACATACTAGTTTCCTATTCCTTATAATTCTGAGACAGGTTTCTGCTGTAACCACTATAATTCCGACACACAGGTTTCTACCATGATTGAGTACTAGATAGAGGCTTCCTACTTTATTTTTGACATCTATTGGCTTTTTCATGTGAAAAGGTTTAAAGTAAAAttattgccattcaagttgctatcacTTTCTAGTTAAATGTGTAGTAGATTTTGGAACTCAGGTTGATATATAATTTGGCCATCCCCAGTTGCCACTACATGGCCCCTACTTATTCACCAGACCCAAGAATAAAATTCATGCACCTAATACAATGTTGACATAATTGATGTGAAAATGTGAAGCTTTCATCTCAAAACACAATAATCCTAACTATGGTTGTAAGAATCAGAAAAAGTACATTTTGACATAAAGTGGGAATAGATTTATTACTATGACGAGAACATCAACAAGCATCAGATATTTTGTTTTAACCAACCAAATTATTCTCAAATAATAATTCATATATTGTTACAAGTCCCCAGTAAAGACGGTCTTGAAATACAAGCCACAATCACGAAACAATGGCACAAGAAATTGAATATTAAGCAACTATAAATTTAAAAGGGCGAAATAATGATTAGGGATTTCTTTAACCAAGGAATATTTAAAAAAATGCATAAAGCTAATATAAGCTGTCAGGGAGGATCCTGACCATAAGGCAAAAATAACTAAAACCAAACCAACTATAACATAATAATGATCTCAACAACTAACCCTACATAATCATTATGTATTTAATATCATGCTAAAACATTTTGCATACTTTAAAAAAGCTACATAGAGGATTTAAATAAATTGGAGCGACGGGTAGATAAAAGAAGAACATCTTACGTTGATGTTGATGCATAAAAAGATGCTAAAAACGTTAATTTCATGCATGCTAAGTGGATTGCAGTGGTAGATTTTAATCAACTGTTTTCTGAACCCAATTTAAGAGAAAACTGGAAATTGAACTTATGGTTTTAGCTGTAAAACAACACAAACAAAGTAGGGCCTGGGGTGCTATTATATTGAGCAAATGCATTTGCTTTCAACAAATCAATTTTGAGTTTCAAAGTATATTTtctgcaagaaaaagaaaaaaacgaaATAAAACTCAGTAATGCCCTCGTTATTAGGTAGAATTCAACTATTGTACTAAATTAGAATGATCAATGTGATGTCTGTTTAGACCATTTAAAATTTTTCCTGCTCTTTTCTTCAGTTTGCACCCATTTCTTATCACCAATCAATCCATTTAATTAGTTCGAAAGTAATAAAGAAGAGAGAAACCTACAGTGTCTTGAAACGATAACACCATCCTCCTGCATCCACCCAAAGGTCAACGTCTCCTGAATCACCCATCTTTCCCGTTCCTCCCTATCATATCCCAAACCCAATTATCTTGAATCAACCAAAAGTCGATCTTAGGTAAAGCAACAGATCCATTTAATATAAAACCTAAAAAATACCATAAGAAAGAAAGATGTCCATAATCGTAGCCATCTGaccataaaatttataataaatccaTCTTTTCAGACGCATACAAGATCAAAATGAATTTTCCTCCATAAGTTCAAATTCATTTCAGGCTAACCATAGATCTCAACAAATGCGACGAGATTTACCCTGAGAAAGCTCACAGCAAGCTCTCGCGCTGACGGAAAGATGGGAGGTGAGTCGCGGAGTGGCCGCCACCGCCTGCAATGGGAGAAGAAGCTGCACGCATCTGAGCTCTCCCAACGATCTGCGCAGAACCGTATTCAGCGAAAGGGAGGGATCGGTCCGAACGAGGGTTTAAGGGGGAAGGGGTTTTTACCGAGCAGAAGCGGAGGAGGTACGGCGGCGAGGGAGGCGAGGCGCGGTGGGTGACGGAGGGCGGAGGCGGGGAAGCGCCGGCGTCGGCCGTCGTGGTGAGGATCGCGCGGCGGCGAGAAGCGACCGGGACACCGAGCCTCTCCAAGCCATTTCGCGTCGCCGAGGGTTTGGGGTTTCTTAGCGAGAGCACAGGCGACAACCAAAATATAGTTTGCGATGACAGGAGATGATTCGTAGCGAGAGACGGTTTTTAGTGACTTATcgagggttatatatatatatatatatatatatatatatatataatttattcatttatttatatatgtatgtatgtatgtatatacatgtatatataagtgtgtatatatatatatatatgcatatatatttatatttatatttatatttgcaATTCTGCTcttccttttatttgtttttggtAAAAACATAATTATTACTCTATTTATAACTACTGATGTTAAGTTAAAATACCAATTGGATTAATAAACTCAACCTTAATGGAACACTTACGTGATGTTCATATGCCATAAAGTAGATTGACAATACTAAGTATTGGATCAGCCTATCGAAACAAATGTGTTAAATAGGATCTTTTTTAATAATTGaagtttgagataagtgataatccaatcaaaatttgatcatcacatcacatcacatcgaTGAGCGAATTCAAAATTCATTATGCCTTTTATCATTTTCAATATAATTAAGATTTATGCAATGCCTATTCCTCTTTGGCTTACACGTAAAAGAGATAAAATCCAAGTATAGATCAAAATCTATCATAGAGAAAACTTCTTCAGATATGATCATAGGCAGAGTCTAATTATGACGGATGAGATTGTAATGAAAAGCCCAATATTATCATTTCTTCTTCGGATAATGTGTCTCATGAGATGTAAAATAACTCCTTCAGATAATGTTTGTCCCCAAGAAAACCCACACCATCAATGCTTGGCTCGTGAGTCACAGGCCAATCAGTTGCAGCGGATCGCAAGTATCGGATATGATTAATCAACGACCGTTCATTTGATATGTGACTAAGGCCAACGTCTTGTTGCCTTAGGATTCGTGCAAAGAAAGATAGTTAAAGCAATCACTGTCCGATCGAAAGTTCACAATCTTGAAGATTCATTGCCGGATTTATGAAAAATCGGGCGGATTtcgcttatttatttatttatatgattaagcGTTAAACCCGAAAGGAGGCGTCAACAAAATTCGTTCGTAATAGACACCAAAGCGTGGCCACCCAAAACTACACACGCCAATGTCCGCCACAATTGAAAGGGGGACCCGCGGTATCGAAATTTCCGAGTACCAAGTTCACGCGAGCAGTGATGCCAAGGCCTGCTCGTATCCCACACCACCAAACCCGCCATGAGAGGCAACGGGGGCTGGCGCCGCCATCGTCAACACCCGACGGAGCAGTACCAGTCGGCGGAGCTCGATGAGCCTCCGGCTGAGGGCGGCGGACTGGGCACGGAGGCCGTGGTTGGCGCGGTGGACGAGTATGCAGCGGTGAGCCAGAGCACCAACCCGGCTCGCCAGGTCACGGTTCTGTGACCGGAGCCGGGCCGACTCGGTCCGGAGCTCTTCGAGGTGGCGCTGCTTCCGGTTCCGGCACCGGCGGGCCGACTCGCGGTTGGAGATCTTCCGACGGAGCCGGCGCTGCTCATCGGGGGAGAGCTCGGTCGAGCCGGGGGTCGACGGGTCCGGCTCGGGGTCGAACCAGAAGGCGTCGAAGGGCACGTCGAAGGCGGCGTCGAGCAGCAGCATGAGGAAACCGAGCGAAGGAAGGCGAGAGGGGAGGGAAAAGGGAAGAAAGGCTGAGCCGCGGTGCCGCATTTAACGACGGAGGGCGCGCGGCGGGGGTTGGCAGGGGCGCCCCACCTCTCCACGTGGCGAAAGGCAGTTGGACATCCGGGGTGTGCGCGTGGACTCCTGACTCGGGCCGCACTAGGAGACGCCAGCGGCGGACGTGATCCGAGGAACGAATCCGCATCAAGATACTCTGCTCGTGCTCGTTCGTCAGATCACAGCCGCCGATTGGTTTCGTTTGTGATGAACGGAGGGTGGATCGCGGGGTGAGGCATAAAGAAGCGTGTGGGGGACAAGGGAATCTCCACGAGGATTCGGGGTGGCGAGCCGACGAGGTGTTCGCTTAGCGGCGAAGGAATGCCGGTGGCCGGATCGCAAAGTGGTGGGTACACGTGTCGGGGTCGCTATTTTCCTCCACGTGCGCCGCTCGGGTAGAACGGTAGCAGTGAGAATATTCTCCTCAGCGATTCTTTCCTCCTAAGAGCAGTTGACAGTTAGTGTACAATACATGCTTTAACAGTTTGCCACGGAAATGAATGGGTTTAGCTTCTAATTCTGCCAATTCGATACCCAAAAATACAATGTTAATGAGAGGGCAACGAGTTGTTTATTCACTACAATTCAAGATATTATATTTTGAAGATGAATAATAACTTTTTATCATCAACTTCATATGGTATGTCAAACATAATCCTAAAACCTGTAGGAGAACAAGGTGTACTTTTGTTTAGGTCAGTTGATAGAATGGGCCATCCATATCCTAATCCTAAACAACAGTTGATAGGTCGTTTTAAGATGCAAGGGAGTAAAGCTTTCCTGTTGTGGGTTTAGGAAGACATACACAAGAACAAAAGTATAGATTTCATGGACAGTGGGTGGCACGAGATCAACAAGAAGGACACGGAGAAAGCATGAAACACTTGCTTTTCTCTCAtgtctctttccttttcttttcctttgttatTGTTCGTCTTTTCCTCTGGTCTCACCGAACTTGTAATGGTTAGGGCAAAGCTTGCTTTCCGCCAAAGCAGGTGCCATGTTCTCTCTTTTCTCTGCCGATACGTTGGCCAACCGCAACTCAGTCACATAGAGCCAACGTTTGAGGAACAGGCGGAGGAAGACTGCAGTATGTTCTTAAAACGACTAACAAAGAGGGATGTATACCAACTGACATCCATGTGTTTAAAGAGGGAGGAGAGTTCTTGATGGGAAGCTCTTGCTTATTACTACTCCATGCATGTTCACAGCTTTCCTGATCTGATCCATGCGAGAGAGAGTGATCGAGGAGGTGTCGACGGGTAGGTAGAGTCCATGTTGTAAAAGCCAACATCCATGTGGATTGTTGAATACTTTGGAGATAAAGCTATCTCTTAGGGTTGGAAGAAAAGTCGAGAGGTGGGTATGGGCAGCTGAATCACTCTTGTTCATAGCCTTCTTTGATAAAGACTGTATGAAAGGTAGCAGAAGGATTGGCCGTGAAGAAAACGAAGTCTCGGAGGTCCTTCATTTCTTTTTCCGCACTAAGATTTAATGAACTACATGCTGGTATCTTAAATTCACTACCTTCAGAACAGTGTTGTGAGATCTCGCATCGAAGAACTCAAAGCTTCCAACAATCATGAAAGAAGTCTTACATTATTTAGTAGGAGAATAAAGTATGACATGAATAGATCAGTCTGATAAGTGCATGCACCTAACGTAGGCCCATAACTGCTGATGCATGCTGCAGCCATGCACTGCATTCGTTGCTCGAGGGGCCCTTCCATTAACATCCGATCAGCAGCAAATGTGCTCGACAACCTTTTCCACACACTAAAAGATTAAAGGCAATGTTTGATGAACCTCCCCCCCTTTCTTTTTTATTGACTGAGACAATAATTCGATCTGCGTAATCTGCTTTCTGATTCCTTATGTGGTTTAGAACGAGCTGCCAAAAGCTGGAGTTCGTAAATGGGTGGAAGTCACCTGTAAGGAAGGATCATAGTGACACAAGTGAAAGAGCAATATACATTGCACAATTGGAACACGACTCTTCGACAGATGCCACTGTCAGTGAGGAAGGAAATAAAGTGTGCTAAGAGAAAACTTGGTCACGAAACATTGTTAGAAAATTAGAAGTGGTTCCTACACTCATCAGAAGAATTGCTTGATGCTGAGTTGATGATCACTTAAGCCACAATTGGGGTAGACTGATGATCAAAGAAAACTAAGAAAGAGAAGGCACATTCAAAGAGGGAGTGCTTGATCAAATGTCGTTACAAAATGATGTGAAGTGTATACATCCCACCGGCTCGAGAGGATTGGGTTCTTCACCATCAAAGAATGGCAAAGGGTAGACATAAGTAGGAGATAAGCTCAATTCAACTCTGTTTAAGTTCCTAAAGAATGATATAATAATTTTCCCAAGCCCACTAAAGTCTATGAATCATATATTATATATCATAAGCAGTGCATAGGATTCATTTAAATCAATTCAAGAATCATTATAGGTCGCAAGTCATAGAAGTCGTTCTACTTGTCATCAATTAATTCGAATAAAACATCATAATGCataacataaatctcatgatccttagatgatgattttttatacaataaaTTCTAAATGAAGAAACATATATTGATAAATACCTTTGGGTATCTCctgagaaaatataaattacctgAAAGATAGTGCGATTAAATGGGGAGAGGATCATATTTTGAATGTATAGTGATagaatatatattaaaatctaGTTGTTTAATAGAATTTAAATTActtattaaatcatcattaaatatcaTCGATCGAAACGGTGAGCAAATGTatgatttttgttttattaacacTTTTATCTGATGTTCAATGTGACGTATAAGAATAGATTTGCCCGAACAAGTGGAAGTAACTCTTGTTGATTGCTGCCAAAGATGCAGTTCACTAATCCTGTGTATCATCATATATACATTTTTCTCTTGGATGAAGAGCACTGATAAGGACTGGACATGCAAATGATGGAGGAATTGATGCTTTAGAGAAGTATATAGATTGACTGACAACTGATCTACCAGAAGACTAAAACTATTGTTATTGAGTTCCTGCCAAAGTCATCATCTTGCTTCATTACATTCGGGCAGCCAAATGTAGTATTGCTCAGAGGAAGGCCATTGGAGTAGTTCCTATTGTGTGGTATTAGGAATGCTACATTGGCTCCATATCCCCTGCTGCACTTGCGGAGCTCACAAGTGGGAAGGGACCTAATCTCGAGTACAAGGAAAGAGACGAGGACAGCCCCAGCAATCCTATAGGAAGTTGGTTGCTGCACACAGTACCATCTGTACCGCCATCGACAACAACCTGCGTAAATGACAGCAACACCGACGCCAGTGTCGGAGGCCGTCCCGTTAGCCTCAGAACCCCCTGGGCGGCGCCGCCTGGTCGGGGTTCTTCCACGGCTTTCCCGGCGGCTCTGTCTCTCTCTTGCTTGCCTGGACCCGGCGGTGCAGGGATGGATAACGAACGCTTTCTTCTCTGGAAACTGGTGGAAGGCTCAGGTGTTTCATGGATGTTGACCGAGTCACATCAATGTGGCGGCCGATTGGACTGCCACGTGGAATTAA of the Musa acuminata AAA Group cultivar baxijiao chromosome BXJ2-10, Cavendish_Baxijiao_AAA, whole genome shotgun sequence genome contains:
- the LOC135625446 gene encoding uncharacterized protein LOC135625446 isoform X2 — protein: MAWRGSVSRSLLAAARSSPRRPTPALPRLRPPSPTAPRLPRRRTSSASARSLGELRCVQLLLPLQAVAATPRLTSHLSVSARACCELSQGT
- the LOC135625446 gene encoding uncharacterized protein LOC135625446 isoform X1 — its product is MAWRGSVSRSLLAAARSSPRRPTPALPRLRPPSPTAPRLPRRRTSSASARSLGELRCVQLLLPLQAVAATPRLTSHLSVSARACCELSQGRNGKDG
- the LOC135624900 gene encoding ocs element-binding factor 1-like, encoding MLLLDAAFDVPFDAFWFDPEPDPSTPGSTELSPDEQRRLRRKISNRESARRCRNRKQRHLEELRTESARLRSQNRDLASRVGALAHRCILVHRANHGLRAQSAALSRRLIELRRLVLLRRVLTMAAPAPVASHGGFGGVGYEQALASLLA